In one Streptomyces venezuelae genomic region, the following are encoded:
- a CDS encoding RHS repeat-associated core domain-containing protein codes for MSFSTYDSLGRTETLTDGRGIKKTFTCDNLDRIKTVSTSNGTVRYWYDGDGNLRQRDDSTGTITYETIRTLQDGSQTLLTYTPTGNADFYQDPAGKTDYAWNEVNKLKELSDPSGNITSYKYNRNDVRTETAYPGGTVQTIDVDNSSRPEKITVKSGKGTLVDLAYTYGYGTDAKTDGDKIRTKTDAVTGRKTNYTYDGAGRFFYAAEYKGPTLNSSWQYCYDLAGNLTSQGTAEGCPRGTTYSVNDAQQITAKNGSSTNWSYDLAGNETAGASTPEGTRTGEKWSDHSQLTSLTVAGKTYDGRYGSTDQSERIKLSDTYFYNGPHGLSATSTGGVDTGFNREPGGTLNSMTRDGKTYFYLTDAIGSVIALADESGAKANTYSYSLRGVERSMTAEKVVQPYRFAGGYQDPTGLYHFAARYYDPNIGRFTQPDPSGQEENPYLYAEATPSTASTRPGSLASPT; via the coding sequence GTGAGTTTTTCCACGTACGACAGCCTGGGCCGCACCGAGACCCTCACCGACGGCCGCGGCATCAAAAAGACCTTCACCTGCGACAACCTCGACCGGATCAAAACTGTCTCCACCAGCAACGGCACGGTCCGCTACTGGTATGACGGCGACGGCAACCTGCGCCAGCGCGACGACTCCACCGGCACCATCACCTACGAAACGATCCGCACCCTCCAGGACGGCTCCCAGACCCTGCTCACCTACACCCCCACGGGCAACGCGGACTTCTACCAGGACCCGGCCGGCAAGACCGACTACGCCTGGAACGAGGTCAACAAGCTCAAGGAACTGTCCGATCCCTCGGGCAATATCACCTCCTACAAGTACAACCGAAACGACGTGCGCACCGAGACCGCCTACCCCGGCGGCACCGTGCAGACCATCGATGTCGACAACTCCAGCCGGCCGGAGAAGATCACGGTCAAGTCCGGCAAGGGCACCCTGGTCGACCTGGCCTACACCTACGGCTACGGCACCGACGCTAAGACCGACGGTGACAAGATCCGCACCAAGACCGACGCGGTGACCGGCAGGAAGACCAACTACACCTACGATGGCGCAGGACGCTTTTTCTACGCCGCCGAGTACAAGGGCCCTACGCTCAATTCGTCTTGGCAGTATTGCTACGACTTGGCGGGCAATCTCACGAGCCAGGGCACTGCTGAGGGTTGCCCGCGCGGCACCACGTACAGCGTCAACGACGCCCAGCAGATCACCGCGAAGAACGGCTCATCGACGAACTGGTCCTACGACCTGGCAGGTAACGAGACCGCTGGCGCGTCTACCCCGGAGGGCACCCGGACCGGGGAGAAGTGGTCCGATCACAGCCAGCTCACCTCGCTGACCGTCGCAGGCAAGACGTATGACGGCCGTTACGGCTCCACCGACCAGAGCGAACGCATCAAGCTCAGCGACACCTACTTCTACAACGGCCCCCACGGCCTCTCCGCCACCTCCACCGGCGGCGTCGACACCGGCTTCAACCGCGAACCCGGAGGCACACTCAACTCCATGACTCGGGATGGGAAGACGTACTTCTACCTCACCGACGCGATCGGCTCCGTCATCGCACTCGCCGACGAATCGGGGGCGAAGGCCAACACGTATAGCTACAGCCTCCGTGGCGTAGAGCGGTCGATGACCGCGGAGAAGGTCGTCCAGCCCTACCGGTTCGCCGGCGGCTACCAGGATCCGACTGGCCTCTACCACTTTGCGGCCCGTTACTACGACCCCAACATCGGCCGCTTCACCCAGCCCGACCCATCCGGCCAAGAAGAGAACCCCTACCTCTACGCCGAGGCGACTCCGTCAACCGCATCGACCCGACCGGGCTCTTTGGCTTCTCCGACGTGA